The proteins below come from a single Triticum aestivum cultivar Chinese Spring chromosome 5D, IWGSC CS RefSeq v2.1, whole genome shotgun sequence genomic window:
- the LOC123122955 gene encoding allene oxide synthase 1, chloroplastic: MATAIHQLSFAAPSAGARRRLTRASASATDRHEVLSPKRRLPLRKVPGEHGPPLLGALKDRLEYFYGPGGRDGFFAARVRAHRSTVVRLNMPPGPFVAKDPRVVALLDAASFPVLFDTSLVDKTDLFTGTFMPSTDLTGGYRVLSYVDPAEPNHAPLKSLLFHLLTHRRQHVIPTFREVYGGLFGRMENDLARVGKADFGNYNDDAAFGFLCQALLGRDPVDSPLREEGPKLIAKWLLFQISPLLSLGLPTLVEDGLLHSFRLPPALIKKDYGRLADFFRDAGKAVIDEGERLGIAREEAVHNILFAMCFNSFGGIKILFPSLVKWLGRAGGRVHGRLATEVRAAVRANGGEVTMQALAEMPLVKSAVYEALRIEPPVAMQYGRAKRDMVVESHDYGYEVREGELLFGYQPMATKDPRVFPRAEDYVPDRFLGEDGERLLRYVVWSNGPESATPTLQDKQCAGKDFVVLIARLLVAELFLRYDSFDVQVGSSPLGSSVTITSLKKATF, translated from the coding sequence ATGGCGACGGCAATCCACCAGCTCTCCTTCGCCGCGCCGAGCGCGGGCGCCAGGCGGCGGCTGACCCGGGCGTCCGCGTCCGCGACGGACCGGCACGAGGTGCTGTCGCCCAAGCGCCGGCTGCCGCTGCGGAAAGTGCCGGGCGAGCACGGCCCGCCGCTGCTGGGCGCGCTCAAGGACCGGCTGGAGTACTTCTACGGGCCCGGCGGGCGCGACGGCTTCTTCGCGGCGCGCGTCCGCGCGCACCGCTCCACGGTGGTGCGCCTCAACATGCCCCCCGGCCCCTTCGTGGCCAAGGACCCCCGCGTGGTGGCGCTCCTCGACGCCGCCTCCTTCCCGGTCCTCTTCGACACCTCGCTCGTCGACAAGACCGACCTCTTCACCGGCACCTTCATGCCCTCCACCGACCTCACCGGCGGCTACCGCGTGCTCTCCTACGTCGACCCCGCCGAGCCCAACCACGCGCCGCTCAAGTCGCTCCTCTTCCACCTCCTCACCCACCGCCGCCAGCACGTCATCCCCACGTTCCGCGAGGTCTACGGCGGCCTCTTCGGCCGCATGGAGAACGACCTCGCCCGCGTCGGCAAGGCCGACTTCGGCAACTACAACGACGACGCCGCCTTCGGCTTCCTCTGCCAGGCGCTCCTCGGCCGCGACCCCGTCGACTCGCCGCTCCGGGAGGAAGGGCCCAAGCTGATCGCCAAGTGGCTGCTGTTCCAGATCAGCCCGCTGCTCAGCCTCGGCCTGCCCACCCTCGTCGAGGACGGCCTCCTCCACAGCTTCCGCCTCCCGCCGGCGCTCATCAAGAAGGACTACGGCCGCCTCGCCGACTTCTTCCGCGACGCCGGCAAGGCGGTGATCGACGAGGGCGAGCGGCTGGGCATCGCGCGGGAGGAGGCGGTGCACAACATCCTCTTCGCCATGTGCTTCAACTCCTTCGGCGGCATCAAGATCCTGTTCCCGTCGCTGGTGAAGTGGCTGGGCCGCGCCGGCGGCCGGGTGCACGGCCGCCTGGCGACGGAGGTGCGCGCCGCGGTGCGCGCCAACGGCGGGGAGGTGACGATGCAGGCGCTGGCCGAGATGCCGCTGGTGAAGTCGGCCGTGTACGAGGCGCTGCGGATCGAGCCGCCGGTGGCGATGCAGTACGGGCGCGCGAAGCGGGACATGGTGGTGGAGAGCCACGACTACGGGTACGAGGTGCGGGAGGGGGAGCTGCTGTTCGGGTACCAGCCCATGGCCACCAAGGACCCGCGCGTGTTTCCGCGCGCCGAGGACTACGTCCCCGACAGGTTCCTGGGCGAGGACGGCGAGCGGCTGCTCCGGTACGTGGTGTGGTCCAACGGGCCCGAGTCGGCGACGCCCACGCTGCAGGACAAGCAGTGCGCCGGCAAGGACTTCGTGGTGCTCATcgcgcgcctcctcgtcgccgaGCTCTTCCTCCGGTACGACTCCTTCGACGTCCAGGTCGGCTCCTCGCCGCTGGGGTCGTCGGTCACCATCACCTCGCTCAAGAAGGCCACCTTCTGA